ACGCGGAGCCGTTCGCCACGGTCGAGATCCCGGCGGGCGAGGGCTGGCGGACCGTCACCACCGCGCTGGGGAACGCCCCTTCGGGCACCGGCGAGGTCTTCGTCACCTCCTCCGGGGGTGTCGAGCTGGACTCGCTGACCTTCCAGGGGGCGGGTATCGCGGACAAGACCGCGCCCAGGGCCACCGCCACGCTGAACCCGCCCCGCCCCAACGGTGACGAGGGCTGGTACACGGGCAACGTGTCGCTGACGGTCGCGGCCACCGACAACGGAACGGTGTCCAGCCGTCAGTACTCGATCGACGACGGCGCGACCTGGCTGTCGGCCACCAACGCGGTCACCCTGTCCCGCGAGGGCGCCACGACCGTCCGCTACCGGGCGACCGACAACGGCGGCAACGTCTCCGAGGTGGGCTCGCTCACCGTACGGATCGACCGCACCGGCCCCACGGTGACCACCTCCGGTCTGGACGACGGCAGTGTCCACGGGGACTCCCAGCGGCCGAAGCCGGTCTTCTCGGCGGCGGACACCGTCTCCGGCGGGGCGACCGCGACCGCGACGGTCGACGGCAAGGCGATCACCTCCGGCCAGACGCTGGAGCTGTGGCGGCTGCCGCTGGGCGCCCACGACCTGACGGTCCGGGCACGTGACCGGGCCGGCAACGTCACCACGAAGACGGTGGCCTTCACCACCCGTACCTCCTACGCGGACATCCGCGCGCTGGTCACCCAGCTGCGGGCCGACGGCCTGATCACGGCACAGGGACAGCAGCGGCTGACCGTACGGCTCGGCCAGGCCGAGGCGCACGCCGAGGCGGGCCGCACCGCGCAGGCGGCGGCGGTACTGGAGTCCTTCGCCGGCTACACCACCGACACCGCCCTGGTGCCGGACGGCGCGGCGGGCGCGGCCCTGGCACGGGACGCGCGGGCGCTGAAGGGAGGCGCCACCACCGGCTGACGCCGGGACCTGACAGGGCTGCCCCGCTCTCACCGGCGGGGCAGTTCTGCGTCCGGGTCTCTTCGTACGGGACGGGCCCGGCGAACGGGTTCCGTCAAGAGGGCGGCAACTTTTTGCGTTCTGTGGAAAAGTTGCCGCACGCCCCCGGACAGTGGCTGGCACGGAGCGTCGTCCGCCGCCGGGACGGGGCCGTACGCACCCGGCCGGTGCCGGGTGCGTAGGCGGCGCGGGACCGGCCTCGTACCGGGTGGACCCGGCCGGCTCCGACAGCACCTCCAGGGGCCCGGGGAGGGCGCGGAGGGGCCTCGCGCCGGACCCGGCACGGAGCAGCCGCGCTCGCGCCGTCCCACGGCGTACGGGCCCCGCCGGGCCGCCCGGTGTCCGCACCGCCCGGTGCGCCTCCCGCACTCCCGTACTCCCGCAAGCCGACCGAAGGCGTCCAGAGGAAGTGAGTCCGTGAACATCCAGTACCGCGTGTTGAGTCTGCTGCGTGACAACGGGCCGCTGTCCCGCGCCGAGCTCGCGGCCCGGCTGGAGGTTCCCCGCCCGCGGCTGCTCGGCGAGCTCGACCGCATGGTCGCCGCCGGGCGCGTCGTCGAGGCGGGCCCCGCCGCGTCACGCGGCGGCCGGCGCTCCACCCTGGTCCGGCTCGACCCCGGACTGCGGTTCGGCGCCGTCGACCTGGGCGCCAGCTCCATCGACATCGAGATCACCGACGGCGCGCTCGCCCCGGTGGCCGCCTGCTCCGAGCCCGCCGACATCCGCTCCGGTCCGGTCGCCGTCCTCGGGCGGGTCAGCGAACTGCTGCGGGAGATGGCAGAGCAGGGGCACTTCACCCGGCTCGACGCCATCGGGATCGGTCTGCCGGGGCCGGTGAGTTTCCGGGAGGGCGTCCCGGTCTCGCCGCCGATCATGGTGGGCTGGAACCGTTTTCCGGTACGGGACACCCTGGCCCGCGAGCACGGCTGCCCGGTGGTGGTCGACAACGACGTCAACGTGATGTCGCTCGGGGAGCAGCACAGCGGGGTCGCCAGGACGGTGGACCATCTGCTGTTCGTGAAGATCGGCAGCGGGATCGGTTCCGGGATGCAGCACCACGGGCGGATCTACCGGGGCGCGGAGGGCTGCGCGGGGGACATCGGTCACGTCCAGGTGGAGGCCGAGTCGGACGGGCCGGTCTGCTCCTGCGGGAACACCGGCTGTCTGGAGGCGTACTTCGGCGGGGTGGCGCTGGCCAGGGACGCCACCGAGGCGGCGGCGTCGGGCCAGTCGCCGCCCCTCGCCGGGCGGCTCGCCGAGCGCGGGGTGCTGACCGCCCAGGACGTCGCGGAGTGCGCGGACGGCGGCGACAACGCGAGCGTCAACCTGATCCGGGCCGGCGGTCACCGGGTGGGGCAGGTGCTGGCGACGCTGGTGAGCTTCATGAATCCGTCGATGATCGTGATCGGCGGCGGACTGACCGGCCTCGGTTATCCGCTGCTCGCCGAGATCCGCAGCGTCGTGTACAAACGGTCGCTGCCGCTGGCCACCGGCAATCTGCCGATCGTCATGTCCGAGCTGGGCCCGCGCGCCGGTGTGGTGGGCGCGGCCCTGCTGGCGAGCGAACTCGCGTACGGCGAGGAGACCTGACCGTACCGCCGCGCACCCCCCTTTCCCGGCCGCTCCCCGGCCCCGGTCCGCCGGTGTGCCGTCCGCCCGGTGGCTCCCGGACGGTGGCTCCCGGATGGCGGAGGCGCGCCCCGCCGGTGACCATGACCGGAGCGGGGCGGGGTACACGCACGGTGAGCCCGTACGCGAGAGGGCCACCGGAGGAGGAGAGCCGACATGATCGAATCCGCGGACATCCGCGAATGGCGCACCCACACGGTCATCGACTCCGAGGGGCGCAAGATCGGCTCGCTGGAGGCGGTGTACGTCGACACCCGTACCGACGAGCCCGCCATGGCGACCGTACTGATGGGCATGCCGACCCGGCACCGTCTGGTCTTCGTCCCGCTCGCGGGCGCGGTCGTGGGCCCGGACTACGTGCGGGTGGCCTACCCGAAGGCCGCGGTGAAGGACGCGCCGTCGATGGGAACGGACGACGTGCTGCCCGCCGAGGACGAGAAGAGCGTCTTCGCCCACTACGACCTGCCGTACCAGCCGGGCCCGAGCGGCGAACGCCAGCTGGCCCGCCGCTGACGCCCCGGCCGCCATTGCCGCCGGGCCCCGCGCCTTCGCTAGGGCTGCTGCGCCTTCTCGGCCGTCACGAACGCCTTCACGGCCGTCGTGGCGGCCCGCTCCACCAGGTCGACGCCCTCGCGGTAGGTGCGCTGCCCGTCGGACAGGACCACGACGAGCAGGGTGTGGCCGCCGCGCTCGACCCGCCCGATGCTGTTGACGTCCCACTTGCCCGTGGCGCTGCGCGGCAGCCAGCCGTTCTTCAGCACGGGCGCGGCGGCGGACCCCGGACGGTCGTCGGCGGCGGATATCCCCCACCGCTGCTCGGGCACGACCGTGCTCATCAGGGATCGCACATGGGCGCGGGAGGACGCGGTGAGCGGGGAGTGGGCGTCGCCGAGAACGGCCTCCAGGAGCGTGGCCTGGTCGGCCGCCGTCGTACGGGTCAGTCCCCAGTGGCCGTCCGGGTCGCCGTGGGTGTCCTTCAGGCCGAGGCGCTTGTTGGCGGCGTCGAGGCCCCGGGTGCCGCCGAGGGCCTTCCAGAGGGCGTCCGTGGCGGCGTTGTCGCTGCGGCGGATCATCTGGGCGGCCTGCTTCTTCTGCGCCGCCGTGAGGGAGGTCCCGTGGTCCTGCGCCTTCAGCAGCAGGGACGCGAGGATGTCGACCTTGACGATGCTGGCCGTGTCGTAGGCGGCGCTGCCCGTGCCGTACGCCGCCGTGTGCCGGCCGTCGAGGTCGCGGACGGCGACCGTGTAGCGGCCGTCGCTGTGGGGAAGCTTGTCCAGCGCCTCGCGCACCGCCGTGCCGGGACCGGTCGGCGCGGTGCCGGCGCGGGCCGGGGCGGCGTCGGGCGCGTGGCCGGTGGCAAGCCCCGGCACCGTCACGGCGACGACGAGCGCCAGGGCCGGGACGGCGATACGGGGCAGCCTGCGATGAGGGAACACAAAACGGACATTAGGCAAGATGTGGTGCGGCGGGCAACGTGCCTCTTCTCACAGCGACGGCCGGTGCCCGGTCCGGCGGGCCGCCGGACCGGGCACCTGTGAGGCGGACTCTCAGCAGGTCAGATGCCGTCCCGGCGGGGTGCGCAGCACGCGGGTGAACTGCTGGTACAGCTCGACCCGGTGTTCCATCTGCGCGGGATTGCCGCCCTCGCACTCGGCGGAGCCGTTGAGGCTCCAGATCGTCTGCCCGAAGCCCTTCTTGTTCACCATGGCGTCGTGGCCGGTCATGGTGCCCGGCCCGGACTGGGTGTTCCAGTACCAGAGGGCGGTCATCCAGGCGACGGCCGGATCGGTCTCGACCAGCCACGGGTTGTTCAGCAGATCGAGGCCGAGCGCGTCACCCGCGGCCTTGTAGTTGAAGTTCCAGCTCAGCATGATCGCGCCGCGTCCGTAGTACGCGTCCCGCCCGGCCGGGCAGCCGTAGGGCTGGGTGTCGTCGCAGAAGATCGGATACATGTCCGGGTTCTGGTTCACCACGTAGAACAGCCCGCCGGTCTCGTGGCTGATGTTGGCGAGGAAGGCCGCGGCCTCCTGCTTGCGGGTCGTACGGCTCCCGGTCCTGGCGAACGCGGGGTACGCGGCGGTCGCCTCGACGAGCCCGTCGTACGTGAAGAACGGGTCCCGGTCCGGGAACATCCGCTCGAACTGTGCCTCAGCGACGACGAACCGGTTCCTGTCCGCCGCGCCGTGACCACCCCCGTCCGGCGCGCTCATGGCCGTCGCGGGCAGC
Above is a window of Streptomyces sp. NBC_01498 DNA encoding:
- a CDS encoding serine hydrolase, giving the protein MFPHRRLPRIAVPALALVVAVTVPGLATGHAPDAAPARAGTAPTGPGTAVREALDKLPHSDGRYTVAVRDLDGRHTAAYGTGSAAYDTASIVKVDILASLLLKAQDHGTSLTAAQKKQAAQMIRRSDNAATDALWKALGGTRGLDAANKRLGLKDTHGDPDGHWGLTRTTAADQATLLEAVLGDAHSPLTASSRAHVRSLMSTVVPEQRWGISAADDRPGSAAAPVLKNGWLPRSATGKWDVNSIGRVERGGHTLLVVVLSDGQRTYREGVDLVERAATTAVKAFVTAEKAQQP
- a CDS encoding PRC-barrel domain-containing protein, which translates into the protein MIESADIREWRTHTVIDSEGRKIGSLEAVYVDTRTDEPAMATVLMGMPTRHRLVFVPLAGAVVGPDYVRVAYPKAAVKDAPSMGTDDVLPAEDEKSVFAHYDLPYQPGPSGERQLARR
- a CDS encoding ROK family transcriptional regulator, giving the protein MNIQYRVLSLLRDNGPLSRAELAARLEVPRPRLLGELDRMVAAGRVVEAGPAASRGGRRSTLVRLDPGLRFGAVDLGASSIDIEITDGALAPVAACSEPADIRSGPVAVLGRVSELLREMAEQGHFTRLDAIGIGLPGPVSFREGVPVSPPIMVGWNRFPVRDTLAREHGCPVVVDNDVNVMSLGEQHSGVARTVDHLLFVKIGSGIGSGMQHHGRIYRGAEGCAGDIGHVQVEAESDGPVCSCGNTGCLEAYFGGVALARDATEAAASGQSPPLAGRLAERGVLTAQDVAECADGGDNASVNLIRAGGHRVGQVLATLVSFMNPSMIVIGGGLTGLGYPLLAEIRSVVYKRSLPLATGNLPIVMSELGPRAGVVGAALLASELAYGEET
- a CDS encoding chitinase is translated as MSAPDGGGHGAADRNRFVVAEAQFERMFPDRDPFFTYDGLVEATAAYPAFARTGSRTTRKQEAAAFLANISHETGGLFYVVNQNPDMYPIFCDDTQPYGCPAGRDAYYGRGAIMLSWNFNYKAAGDALGLDLLNNPWLVETDPAVAWMTALWYWNTQSGPGTMTGHDAMVNKKGFGQTIWSLNGSAECEGGNPAQMEHRVELYQQFTRVLRTPPGRHLTC